In Ornithodoros turicata isolate Travis chromosome 1, ASM3712646v1, whole genome shotgun sequence, the DNA window GTTCCAGATGAGGACTATCCAAATGGATCCTGGCTTGGTGACCCTAATAATCCTGACCTCAGAGTACGCTGCCCCATCCGACCGCAGTACGTACGCTCCTCACATGTTTTTGAATAACGGCTTTTATTGTAGATTGTGAAGATTTGGTGGGATGGTCTTGTCCTGTCAGATGAATTCTGAAACAAaactgaaattttatttaaaagtTATAGTCTAGATGGATTGGTTAGACATATAGTGTGCACTCATGTACTTGACATGCTCGCATAATTAACGCACCCCGAACTTGGGAGTCCAAATGTTGGAACTTGTTTCCCTCTGTGTACCTAACATAGCCTGACTTGCACAACATGGCTATGACCCCCTGGGCACGAGTGAGAGGTTTTTAGATAGCGCAAACTTTCCACCGAGGTATTGAGTCGAGGATCTACCGAATTTACTATCCAAACATTTCTTACCTTGCATATTAATGTTGTTAAACTCGTCTTAAAGGGACTTGGAGATGCTGAACAAAAGCTGTACAACACCGGAGAAAATGGCGCTTACCCTTCTCGACTATCTCTTTGACCGTGAAGTGCAGGCTTCTTCAAACATCTCGGGTACTGGGCGGCACGGCAAGCAACAACTGGACCCCATGCGGATATTCGGAATAAGGTGTAAGTGCAGTGCCAGTAGAAGCAGAAAAAGGGAAAATAtattggggtagttggtacataaaCATAATAGAATAACTGCTGCAAACAACGACAACAAGGGTAAGAACAGTGCTTGTGTCGTTCCTGTTCTTACCCTTGTCATCGTTCTTTGCAGCAGTTAATTCTATTATGTTTAGGAAAATATCTCAAGTTTGTCGGGTGCAGGACTCCAGTGTGATCGACTAGTGCTGGACATCTGCAAGTATGAAAATTCTGGATGACCTGATTCTAATACTAGATGCATCTCAATTTAGAAGTGATAAGGCTAATTGTTTTGCGGAGAGGAAGTGATGGATGGGCAAAGCATCAACAGCCACGTGTCTGATCAACAGATCTTTCCTGATGGAGAGCTTGTAAACGTGCATGACATTTCCACAATGGCCACTGTTGGATCTGATACGTACGTTGTTATTGGTTCAGTTGTCACGTCTTGCATGTCCACATAGTTCTGTGGACATTTGGTAACCTTGGGTTGCTAGTGATGCCTGCAACCAGGTTACATAAATAGAGGTGGGTGCGGTTATATCCACAAATCTGCGAGGATAACTGTGCAACATTCTCGTTTGCAGATAGAAATAGGTTTTGAAATCCACATGGATAAAAATGCAGATAAAACCGCATGCCCCTGTGGTGCCCGCGGATATCCATGTTTTATCCGCAAATAAGCATTAGTGTCTCTGCTGACGTCCCCTTGGAGGAGCCAAAATTGAGAGTTAGAAGTGAATCCAATATTATGTTGAAGTATGCCATCGCTCGAATTGCTGTGCCTTTAATTGCTATTATTTGCTTATTAACTGCTGTGTCTTTAACTATTGGACAATTGAATGGCTGTCTGCAATAACAATGTAAACTAATTTACATCGATCTCAAGAGAAATGTTTTAAGGCGGACTCTCCtcttaagaaagtctatggggAACTTTTGTTCACAGGGATCTCGTAATCCACGCAAAATTTCTTTACAAAACAGGTACTGGCATGTCCCTCTCTCaggtttatctagggaatgacacatttttgaaggcctgaagCGAACCACTGATTTTTTACGAAGTTTGTCAGATTTCGAATACATGgcagtctatgggagatgcagcAAAATCGCAAACGTGTACCACCCTACCACCGCTTTTtatggaggcggacgttgcggactgtgcagctattcagaggttcctattatgacacctgagaataatcattacgaagTATAATTAAggagcgcactattttcacaagcgaccttggagctcCAGGGGGGACCATGCCTCCCCCCGGCCCCCTCTCAGTACGCCCATCAGCCCGGTGCCCTGCTCGAAGCACTGGGAGCTATTTTTTTCTTGGGATCTTGGTGGCAGTGGAGTCCAAAATGAACACAAATATTTGGGAGTTGTTGGTTTTCCTCAAGCTTGTTTGAGCTGTCAGTGGTTGGAACGCTCTACTTCGGGTGTACAAAGGGGAAGAGAAATATGCAAGTGTAGTACTGAGCAGAGCACAGCCAGTTTGCACATTCAATACGTCCGCAGCCAGCGGCATCGGAAGTGTGATATggaagggggatatgtttatgggtacagtcatgtctcgcttatccggagttcagatatccggaaaactcgttatccggactacattaccgggaacgaacctgcGACCAGTGCATTTTGTCTCGGCTACCCGGAATTTGTTATCCGCATCTGTAAACGACGTCCACATtgtaaaaacgacgataaaacctgagacgaGGAATAGCAAAATAACAACACAACACGTCATTGCACCAGCAATGCacttacaatgtaccagctcgcctgcatccttgcacttctaccatcaAGTTTGCACATATTTGCTCCTCCACAGAAAGCTACAGTACACATGTGTTGGCTCCTACAAACTAACATGATTCCATTTGTTAACCAGCCCATTTAGTGTATTATGTATAACATGATTGGTCTTCAAACAGTAAGGTACCTATAAAGCCCTTGCATTTTGCGGCCCCAATTTTTTGCAAGTCGAGCTTCATATCTACGGCCACTAAATTTCTCGAATTCCGGATGCTAAAATATGTGCATTGATTGGGTTACTTTGTAATTGGCCCAAGATTACCTGTACCACATTTGCTAATGGCGACATTGCACACACTGTAATCCAGTTGAAATGCTTACCAGAACAAACTGTGAAGATAAAATTTTTAATTCCAGCATAGTTTTTGAAGCGTCAAACCTTCCTAGAAATTTTTGCGTGCCCTTAGAGGTGCAATGACGTGACATTTAGCATGCAGCAATGTGGCACAACCTTGGAGGCATGGCCTCATCTCCTGGCGTAACATAATTAGGTTCATGTGATGTAGCATCAGTGTGGGAAGCAGCTGCAAGGCTTCATTTCTCACTGAAAATTTGTTGCATGCACAGTGCTGTGCTACTTACGGAGGTACTCTCCATGTCACTCGGGCTTGTTGAAGGAGGGGCTTGTAGAGGATATGCAGATAAAAAATATTGCATGCACGCTACAGGTCAGCTAGGATCATAGTTTTTGTGCAAGGGACATCTGTGTGTTGCGTGTGTCCTGATCGTCGCGCTGGTTAAAAGCAGCAAGGGCACATGTTATCTGTTGCATAATCTGCTCCAGAATTTTTGAAGGTCCCGGGACCTTCATTGCTCTTTTAAAATCCACGGATTCCTCAATTCGCAAAAACTTGGAGCTTGGAAACGTTAGGGGTTTTGCAGTATGACATGAAAGATCCATTTAACGAGGCATACAACTCACCTTACGAGTCACTTGCTTCTCACTGCTCTTGGTACTATGTGTAATTGAATCTTATTATCTTCCGTTATAGCTGCACTAGCTAATATCGTGTGGAGTAACATTGGTTAGAGTGCATGTATGTTCTAGAAAGCTTCCATTGGTAATCTGCCATGAATAGAGATTTCTATGTCATTAATACCCTCGTCAGACTGCACAACTGAAGGCCATAAACGTAACGGCGGTAAGAAAAGGCAGTGGCTAGATAATAGCCGTAATTCCAAAGACGCTGCTACACAGCAGCTGCAGAAGGTCTTTATTGTTCCAAGGGTCATCTCATAAATGCGTGTGGCAGACGCGTCGCCATAATGTTGTCACCCAGCTTTCATGCTGGCGCAACACCTACTGTCGAGAGTATCCAGTTTCCTTTTCCGTTCCAGGTTAGGCAGTTTGGAGACAACGGAGTTCTGCGAACTCAGTTCCTTTCTTATTTTCAAATTCCCCCGAAGGCCTTATCGTCACCATCTGGCTTGACCTTTATCTCAGTTTTTGTTTACGGCCTTCATACTTGAAGGCCATAAGTgcgcccgtctgacaggggGTATTAAGCGGCAATCAGGATGCAAACAAAAGCTAAACAACTGCTGTCACATGCTTTCCAGACCAGTGTTGCCAGTCCAAATATTCTAATTAAATTTGCAGCCAATTATTTATGTAGTACTTTAGAGTGAGCACCTTTACAGCCGTGACGTCATTGTCAGCCACTTCTGGTTTCTGTTGTGCCAAGCAATCAAGCAaccaattcgggacaaaacttGCCGATTACATTTTACCACTTTTCAAAACAATCTTCAGTCATCCACCAAGGCGCGGTAGCTCGTGCTTACATCACTGTGAAACCAAAACCAGTTGTGAACATGCTGTTAGTTTTTCTTGTTTATCTCAATTTTGTGTGCGTCGTTTACACGTAACTTGGAAGTGAATACAATCCTGATCTCAAAATCATTCGACACctccagactgtccctttaaagactACTTTAAAATATCTGCTTTTGCTGTTACAGGTCACCTTGTGTACCACTTTGCCATTGGGGAGAAGGACTGGCATAGGATTAAACAAAATCTCGACTCCAAGTGCCGCACTGCCTTCAGGCGGAAAACCAGGGGAATGCCACTCACTGTGAAAGCCTTCAGAGACAGGTGTGTCCCATTGTAGTTTGTTAAAATGCAAGCTATTAAAATTCTATGCACACTCCACATATGCACCTTACTTATACTATCactgtttttaacaaatcatTTCACTCACGCACCCAAAAACAAGACAGTGTATTGTTTCTTTTGTATCTAAAGATTACCTTTGTGTGTATTCTATAGGCTTCCACCAGTGGCTGGTCAGGCACCAGCAGTAGGACAATCATTAGAGGCCTCATCGTCATCCCCAGAGTGTTCTCTGGGTGCATCACAGTCAGATGTTTCCATGGACAATGACCTGGATCTTGCATCTGCCCCAGTGCCCGTGACATTGATATCTGGTGAAGTTTTACCACTGCAGGGAATCTCAACAGGAGAACCTCAGGTAAGGGTTAGGCTCCACTGTGAGGACAACGTGCAGGTTTTCTCCGTTTCACATGCTAATGACAGATGATAACGTCCAGCAAATTTACGGCCGTATTCTAAATTATCCCTGACTGGATACCCCACCTAGACTCCTGTGGAGGGAGGAAAAAAGCACTTTTCCACTTGATGAGCTATTGGGCTTCAATGATGTGCTCAGGCGATTCCTCCAGCGAGGAGCTCCACATGCAATGTCCTTCACTCCAGCCCTAATCTCATCTCCACCGGTGGCATTTTTCATGCCACCTCGAAAATGCCACATGTTACATTTAAAACACAATTATGGCACAGAAAATGAgcatacagtagaacctcgttaattcgaacttcAGGGGACCACAGATTTTTGTTTGAATTATCAGGAAGTCTGAATTATCAGAACCTGTTTTCCAATGCAAGATTCTGGCTTGTAGAATAAGCAGGCCTCATACAAAACATGTCTTGGCACATACTAGCACAGAACAGTGGTTGTAAACATCATGTGGTCTCAAACATGCAGAAAACAGCCAACTTTTTGTTTGCTCAGCAGCCTACTTAATGAAGTACTTTTCAATTGACAACTGCTGAGATCCAACCGTTGCTACATTTGAAATCCGCAAGTCCGAGACGCTGCGCCAGTTCGTTGGCTTTCGCCTGCAGGATAGGGCCGCTTACCGGTAGATTCGAACTTCTGGCTCGTTTCAGCCTCAGGAGAAGTACCTCTTCCACACGCAGGTGCGCAGCTTCCCGAAGCCTTTTCCGGTTCGCTCTAAAGCCATGTGCCTTCCCTCGAATCTTGTCTTAACTCTTCATGATCGCCGTTATAGTACTTTTTACGATGCCATACTTAGTCGCGACAACAGTCTTCTTCAATCCCGACTCCACTTCGTCGATAGCAGCCAGCTTTCCTTCGGGGAAAGCGTTTTATACTTGGCCCTCGTTGACTCGTTGGTTACAGCACACCGCGGACACCGTCGGTTTCACTTCTCGCGAAGAGGACGCACGCAACACGCTGTTCTGAGTGGACAAAACGCAACTATGTACGCAATTACCGGCCACACTTGCACCTTCCGAGAGGCACACTCTGCTCTCAGCTCTCCCTCTCACACGGAATTCGAATTAACCGGAGTTGAGGTTTGAATTAAGTGGGCTTCAAATGCATTGAAAACATAGCGGGTCAAACAAAACTTCGAAATTTGTTTAATTAACCGGGAATTTGAATTATCagagttcgaattaacgaggttctactgtagtTGGTTCTTTTATGTACGTGTTCTGCACCGTTGTAATGCTGTTAGTCAATGTATAAACAAAGTCAACGGACTTAGCGAATGACTTGTCAGCTGCCATAATACCCTCGAAACTCAACTTGAACGCTCAAGGAAGCCCTGGCGCTACCTTGAGGTACCCGTGGTTAGCGTGGAAGGTTTCCTCCACTCAGGGTTGGGGTGCGTGTTGATTCGAGGTCGATTTATGAAGACAAGGCCAGTCTTGAGGAGCAGCTTGAGTGGAGGGTCAAGTCGAGGATAATTTAAGAATATGGGGGTTATTACTTACTTCAGGTCACAGGAGGTTTCACATAACTTAAATTTTGATGTCAGATGGCACGTGAACCCTTGTGCACACCTTTGCTGTTGTTGCACCAGAAAACATCAAATCACATCAAACCTTGTGCACGATGGGGGTAACCCTCTGGTCACACGCTGCTGatattaaagggacagtctcaGTCGATTTTGCAACTATATTATGTTATTTTATTCCTTGCTGACCACTGACcatggtatcgaaaatcccacgcaaaATAATTGTGCAGTTTGGctgctattcgatggaatacatgacacgAGCAGGTGACGGATATTGAGCGTACGAGCGTACTCCACGCGTAATAGTGGCGTAATTTTACTGTTATTCCACGGAATACGTGACGAGAGCACACGCCGGATATTGAGTATATGCCCGAATTCCCTCCCTGAAAAAAGGCAAAAACATCATTCCctacaccaccaatcagagcacggcctTGAGAAAAGGGATGCCGCTGCGGTGCTGGCATCTGGACGGCATCTTTCTCCTCTGAGCAaggccctctcactcctcctgttAGAGTGACATCATGCTGATCTTGTTGTCACCGGAGCCTCCACAGCTGCAGAAGCAGcactgatctttaaaatttgttTAAGGTACAAGTATATAAGCACTTTTCGGATGAAACAAATAGCGAAGTAGATTGTAGACTGAAGCCGAACCTAGTGGTATCTGTTTCATAGGTGGGTTTCAGGATACGACCATATTTAAGAACAATGTGTGCTGGCCTCAAAACATTTTACGCAGGACTGATTATCAAGATTTTTTTTGAAAGAAAGTACTCAAAGTTTTGTTTCACTTCTACAGGGTGCTTCATGTAACTTCCTACTGAATTTTTAAAATAGACTAGGTAGGAACAACTTAGTACAGTGTTCAGAAATTTTTTGCCAACTGCCGAGGTAGGATAGAGGATAGATGCAGATTTTAGCGTGTTCAAAATACAGTTTAAAAGTTTGTCTGCTTTCCAATGACTGTCTGTCGCGCTGGGAGAAGACACCACTGATGAAGTAGCAAAAGTGTGTGGATCCAGattgaatgatgatgaaaatGCAGGTTCATACTTCATCTGCTTATTAGTGTATGCCGTTTATggtacagtcatgtctcgattatccggacacctcgggagtcgtcgcttttcgtccggataacgaatttccgaATAGCGGAACCAAGCAAACCTTCGGGGAAACATTGAAAAATTGGGAAACCTctttatagctccagaaaaggaaacaaggaaaatattGTTGCTTCAAAAATTCTTGAGAAGTGAGCTACCtgaaattagtaggcacgcgtgtgacagaatTTTGGTCACAGCCACAGCACACCCTGCATCGccctgctgttcaaagaagggtACTGTCCCAGAAATTTGGGCCCGCGCACGTGTTTTTGTCTTTGCGCAAACGTCTTTGGCATAGGCCAAAAGACAGGCGATGCTTTGGGTGGCCTGGACATTGACGTTCAAATGTGGCTTTCTTGCACCACTGGATACAGGGCACCTCTCCGGCTTATCGTCTACCATCTCTACCGTGTGCCTGCACACACCGAAAGGGAGTGACCTCTGAAGAAAGGGGAGTCAAACAGTACAGAATGCCCTGGTTAGATGTGACCCTTTTCCGGAACAatgcgaacacagcacatgccagCCACAGAGGATGTTCACGCTTTCCAGATAAGCGAGTCAGAATGACCTAGGTTCTGAAAGATTGGTCCCCGTACTTGTTGTCCagatacggataacgaattccgTATAACCGAGACGAAATTCAGTAgtagcaggttcgttcccggGAATGTAGTCCGCATAACGAGTTTCCCGGATGTCCtaactccggataagcgagacatgactgtacatGGAAACAGACAATGCCGATGTTGTTGGGAAGAAGGAAATGACGTTGAAACCCGATGAAAATGCAGgtagacacagacagacagggTTGGCAAAAAGGATGAGTGCAGGTTGAAACGTGACGAAAACACACATCCATATTTTGTACGCTTTGCAATGAGTGTCCTTCGTGCTAAGAGCAGACACCACTGATGAAGTTGAAAAGAGGATGATTTAAGCTTGATGAAAATACGGGTTAAAAGTTCATCTGCTTTGCAATGAACGTTGGTCAAGCTAGGAGTGAACACTGTTGATGAAATTGGAAACAAAGTGGATGAGGATTGATGGCAAGGGGGGCAGCTGCCCTCCCTAAAATCGGGCTGTGAGGACGTAGCCTGCCTTTTTCATGCGTGGAGATCAGGCACAAGGTGCTAAGGAAAAATGTGTTGCATTCCTTGCACAGATAATCCATACTGAGCATGGCGACATACAAGTAGTTCATGCAACAGCAGAGGAGATAGCACAGCTGGATCAGAATCAACAGATACAGATTCTGGCAAGTTCCGAGTTGCTAGGTGATCTACAGGCACAAACTGAAGCACTAGTTGGTGCTCCGTAATGAAGGTGGAGGAGCCATCACCCAGATGAATCAAGAGGCCTTGTTGTAATCTACCAGCACTCGAGGTAAGAAATTTGTGTATATGTTACTGTTAGGCCATGTGAGCATTACACATGCCTTCTGGGGAAAGAGGCTGCTTACCTGGTAAGGGAAATGTGGCTGGATGACAAACTGGATACTTTGCACATTGCTGTAACAGATGGAGATAAATTCTAGTATTGTAGTAATATGTAGTAGGCAGGTTGAACAAAAGCGACTGTTCAGTGTCACTTCTTTTCTGGCTGCACAAAATGCAGACTATAAAACTAATTGAACTTGTTTTGCTGCTGATTATGACATAATATAGATGTTCAAGTAGGACTTTGGGGAGTGTGGACACCGTGGAGCTGTTCCATTTTCCTCAGGGGCCTTGAAAGGGACACGTGTTGTCCCGATTGCTGGGCCTCCCGGCTGGAGGGCCATTGTCAAAAATCTCAGTTATACGTCCATTGAACTATTGCCTTATCCACCACCACATTCATCTTGAATGTTCTATCATATGCCATTCCCTGCAGCCCTCTGCATTTGACTTACGTGTtcacaacaaaaaagaaaatgcttggCAGGCCAGCATCTCGAATTTTCACTGTCCATAGTTGGAAAAGCAGGTCTTCATGTTAATGTGACAAAGACACAGGGAAAGCTTGGTTCCCAAACAATCATCAATAAGTCAAGATGTCCATATAATGGGGGCCAGTATTATTGAGATATTCCGGTGTCGTACTTATGCATACCACGTTTAACCACATATGGGTGCAAGTTGTACAGTAGAAATTTATGCAACATGCAGATATGAAAAACTACTGTACAGCACATCATATGCTCCGTCCGTCCTCGCAGCCCAAATACTGGGCCCTACAATAAAGTGGATGACCTTTTATGATGGTTGCTAGTTTTTTGGTTACTCTGATCTGCTTGTGATGACCAATGGCATCTGATACCTGACAAATAacattttttattttacttaTAAAGCACACATTTTTCTTTACACATGTATTCTAATTAAAATAGGAATCAGGGTGTGATTGCTGCGCTGATTGCGCATTTTTGCGCCAAACACGAGGTCCTGCCTCATTCTGCTGCAAAAAGTCGGCATGTTAAACTCTGCACCACTGTGCACCCATTTGGATTTTTTTTCCCTAATTTTGAACAGCAAAAGTGCGGAAAAAGGAGTCTCTGCTTGTACTGGCTTATTTATGATGGCTGACTTTGTAGACTATACAGCCAGTTCAAGCCATGCTAAGCTATCTATCGGATCCAATCCAAGTCGAGCACTCTGCAGTGTGTTGTGTACCATACGTTGCGGTCACATGGTTTCAGTTGTGCTTGTGGTGACACGATCGGTTGGCGCACTCAAACACACATTGCGGAACTTACATGGCTTTGGCGTTGTCGAAACTAACAGGTAATCAGCTCATCGATGTATTTGTTGTAATGTGACTTTCCTAGCTGATATTACAGCGAGAACACGGCTAGAGAGAGAGTACTAGCACGCTTCTCTCAGTCGGTTTCGTACTTGTTGTCATAATTCGAAACTTTGATTCCATTACGAAGCTTCAATcagaattataccggactctttcttgcttcgtcACTAAGCAGTGAACGGCGCTTCAGCTTGTGCATCGGGTATACATCGGGTACTTTTAGTCCATGCTGAgtgtgccacgccatggagcagtttcagcgaaaaacatagtgcgagTTACGAAGCGATCTGGTGttgctgtccgaaggacgtgaggataattgttgtcagtggaacgtTTGTGATAACTGTCATTAGCTACAATTTAATAAAtctgtattgaaaaatgcagcaatgcgCATCATGCTGCGCATCTATGGAACACTACTACCGGCCctgttccaaatccacatgcaCACAATAGGCATGCGTgcacttctcctgctgtctgattggatgccgccaatctttgcttccGGAGGATCCCTTTGGTTGCTGCCAAAGATGGCTCTGTTTTCAAtgcatttttcttctaaacagtagcgctgtgaactaattttgcttccACTATaataattgaaacacggactttcattagTGAActagttgtttttgcattttagtgcccctttaaaatcTGCTGTTATCCTAATTCTTTCCCATGAATTGGTGCTaataagaaaaatacggagcGAAAACTAAAGGGTGACGTTGAAAATGCTAGATGAATGTTGTGTCATGCCGAGGATCTCGTTGCAAATGGTATGAAGCCAAAAAATTGTGGGGACAGAAAGAGCGGGCCCACCCTCCTATCACACGGGAGAATCAAGCTTTCAGCAGCCCTTGCAAGTCTTAGAAGAGAACAAAGGCACAGCGCAATAGAAATAGTCACCTAGTAGATTCCTAGTCACTTTATTACTAAAACTGtaatttattgttgttttaAGCAGAGTTTTCATGTTGTATGCCACTTTAACAATGCGCTAATTAATAAACGTTTCACATCTCACTGCACCAGTGTCAGTTTATTGAGCTGCTTTTAAACTACTTTTTGCTTCTCCAAACAGGAATTTTCTTTGCTCTGCTTTCTGCTCCAAAACGGCAAAGTCCAATCACACCACTGAGGAATTTGTTATACTTCATTTTATATGGCTCTGTATTTAAGATTCTGCTTAAATATCTATAGGAGCAGAATGGAAAGCTGGCAGTGCTTGGGAGCCATGCTTCTTAGTCTTATCGATTCATGGTGATTCATTTGTGTCATTATTTTCGTGATTCGTTATGGCAAGACCATGTCTTCGACCATGTAAATAACTGTAAAAGACACTGCTTACCAATGGCAATAGAATTGCACCACCAGTTCCACTGTATTGAAAGTAATTTGTTACGCATTTCTTTGTCAGGGTCTCATGTTCCTGTCAACTTATCCACCAAGCTCAGCTGACATGCACCTAAGGTACACCTTCAAAGCATTATGTGGCAGCAGGAGGAACAGCCCTGTGTGTTGCCCAGCAGTGACTGGCAGTAACATGTGTGCAATACGTACATCTGTTGTCCAACTGTCGATTTACTTTAGGTAATGTATGGCTGCTGAATGTTATTTTACAAAATACAACAAGACTTCAACATTGGATTTTAATTGGTGCCTAGTATAAGCTGGTAACACTGACGGTAACATTAACTGTATAGGTGTATACATACATATCATGCCTAGTAGTATTTATCAAAGGAGCTATAGAGTTTCATAACATCTGGTCAAGACTTCCCCAGTTTACAAAACTAACAAGTGCTGGTAAATTTCTCATTGACAGACTTTGATGTGTGCTCAAACAGGATTTcataaaaatatttttttaaagtaGCATTACTTGAgtgatatttttataactacacacacacaaccacactGGTGGCTCATTCGAGCAGTAGCTTGGTCATGACTGGTTTTTGACCCGACACTGTGCACATTCTTGATAAAAAATGTTGTGCAAACACTTCACAAACTTTGTTTTGTCTAGAAGCCAAGACACAAGAAATTTGCTCAGAAATGCTCACTTGGATAATGCCCACAAACGGTTAGAGAAGTAACATGTTTCAAGCAATGGTATC includes these proteins:
- the LOC135377718 gene encoding protein BANP-like isoform X2: MASDEVPETIHLTVNQLSGDTTDASLPNLLVVDQLGEILGAAGEGPSGNSLISAPLRLISVGDGQFMLAKVSELSEMGVGTNHDISEDLGLPECTAERLEANSTASVDAQATCDTSEKCGADEENSSCNAEAEESLRDQLALMQSEILSRLDALAQKLDQVGSCYKGLKDKLKDVTSKVQSGSSHGTTALIPRAALAPSCRGKGNTVAVCVPLLTNSADSSTSKKSEVRLVSLSSNSYEDYPNGSWLGDPNNPDLRVRCPIRPQDLEMLNKSCTTPEKMALTLLDYLFDREVQASSNISGTGRHGKQQLDPMRIFGIRCHLVYHFAIGEKDWHRIKQNLDSKCRTAFRRKTRGMPLTVKAFRDRLPPVAGQAPAVGQSLEASSSSPECSLGASQSDVSMDNDLDLASAPVPVTLISGEVLPLQGISTGEPQIIHTEHGDIQVVHATAEEIAQLDQNQQIQILASSELLGDLQAQTEALVGAP